In the Deltaproteobacteria bacterium genome, TAAGGGCATCCCGCTTCTCCGATAAGAGCCGCTCGATTTCCCCGTCGATTTCCTGGATTGATTCAATAATACGGGCACATTCCGCTTTAAGGGTGCGGATCCTCGACTCTTTCGCGTTCCCAGTCGCCGGGCCGTTGATTTTCATAGAGGAGATCTTCCGTTGAATCCCCTGCCTTCGGCCCGAAAGCTTTGAAAAGAGGTCCATTCGTTCCTCGGAAACCAGTTCCTTCTGCTTGAGGGCGAGGTCCTTCATCTCCAGGAACAGGTCCCTTTTCAATTGCCATTGCTCTACCACGTCCACGCCTTCTCTCTCCCTCGTAAAAGTTTCCAGGAGGTTTTTGGGGGCACGATGCTTATCTAGTGCCCATCCATAAATGGCCAATTTCCGCAATCTTCCGCCTCCGTCACGGCTACGGCGTGACAG is a window encoding:
- the fliT gene encoding flagellar protein FliT, whose amino-acid sequence is MRKLAIYGWALDKHRAPKNLLETFTREREGVDVVEQWQLKRDLFLEMKDLALKQKELVSEERMDLFSKLSGRRQGIQRKISSMKINGPATGNAKESRIRTLKAECARIIESIQEIDGEIERLLSEKRDALMEEIKAVRRGRRALKGYGGKRKKVPRFIDTRG